A genomic segment from Janthinobacterium sp. 64 encodes:
- a CDS encoding DUF3772 domain-containing protein: MTSFRLRFFPFLLALLLVCSLAPPPAWSQPVDDAATADQRLDGLRKQITTIQKALDGEAELDDATLSQMRADALAASAEADKVADALAPTLASVQARLAELGKPAAGTKDAPDVAAQRSQLDRTSSALDAQVKLARLLAVEATQASEQVSTARRAQLQARLGERTASILAGSFWKQLHAELPQNLQRLRALELELANAASATPWSAWGGLLAAIVAVIGASVWISRYLLVITSTRVPHGRLRRSLHALAVLVLALATPGLVAELLAMGLRWEGGLSEKTSTFLSSLIGIICFAGFTAGLGHALLSPRRVSWRLLPLPDALAHRMRHFPSMFSFIVVLVWATERVTIVINAGLSTAVAVNCIVALVMSTTIAYGLMRAERCWRQLREADPATLVTPLWLRCVTVLLWLALASSVISLLVGYVAFGSFVAKQIAWVIVVLCSTYLLTVLVDDICMLLASTPPPPDAAHPVLATPKARDQAAVLLSGIGRAIVVLLALMLLLAPFGEGPGELFQRVGKLQDGLAIGEVAIRPAALIQALLVLLVGFVALGLFKRWLQNSYLPTTNLDTGMQVSFITLFGYIGGVLAVALALSAAGIGLERIAWVASALSVGIGFGLQAVVQNFVSGLILLAERPVKVGDWVSLGGVEGDIRRINVRATEIQLGDRSTVIVPNSEFITKTVRNVTLANPLGLVQVKLPLPLGTDAQVARALILSVFVDNPDVLDTPAPNVQLDGIDNGLLLFNATGFAASPRLTSGIRSALLFELLKRLDDAHIAIAKPSTMVLSTVPAQPEAPAMSAVAPAPAPVPPLTN; the protein is encoded by the coding sequence ATGACTTCTTTCCGTCTCCGTTTCTTTCCCTTCCTGCTGGCGTTGTTGCTGGTCTGCTCGCTGGCTCCGCCACCGGCCTGGTCGCAGCCCGTCGACGATGCCGCCACGGCCGACCAGCGCCTCGATGGCTTGCGCAAGCAAATCACGACCATCCAGAAGGCGCTCGATGGCGAGGCGGAGCTCGATGACGCGACCCTGTCGCAGATGCGCGCCGATGCGCTGGCGGCCAGCGCCGAGGCGGACAAGGTGGCCGATGCGCTCGCGCCCACGCTCGCCAGCGTGCAGGCGCGGCTGGCCGAGCTGGGCAAGCCGGCGGCGGGTACGAAAGATGCCCCTGACGTGGCGGCGCAGCGCAGCCAGCTGGACCGCACCAGCAGCGCGCTCGATGCGCAAGTCAAACTGGCGCGCCTGCTGGCCGTGGAGGCGACGCAGGCGTCAGAGCAAGTGTCGACGGCGCGCCGCGCGCAGTTGCAGGCGCGCCTGGGCGAGCGTACGGCATCGATACTCGCCGGCTCGTTCTGGAAACAGTTGCATGCAGAATTGCCGCAGAATCTGCAGCGCCTGCGGGCACTGGAGCTGGAATTGGCGAATGCGGCAAGCGCCACGCCGTGGTCGGCCTGGGGCGGCTTGCTGGCCGCCATCGTGGCCGTGATCGGCGCCAGCGTCTGGATTTCGCGTTATCTGCTGGTGATCACGTCCACGCGCGTGCCGCATGGCCGCTTGCGCCGCTCGCTGCATGCGCTGGCCGTGCTGGTGCTGGCGCTGGCCACGCCGGGCCTGGTGGCGGAATTGCTGGCCATGGGCTTGCGCTGGGAGGGCGGCCTGTCCGAAAAGACCTCGACGTTCCTCAGCAGCCTGATCGGCATCATCTGCTTTGCCGGTTTTACGGCGGGGCTGGGCCACGCATTGCTGTCGCCGCGCCGCGTCTCGTGGCGTTTGCTGCCCCTGCCCGATGCGCTGGCGCACCGCATGCGTCATTTCCCATCGATGTTTTCCTTCATCGTCGTGCTCGTATGGGCGACGGAAAGAGTCACCATCGTCATCAATGCGGGCCTGTCGACGGCCGTGGCCGTCAATTGCATCGTCGCCCTCGTGATGAGCACGACCATCGCCTATGGCCTGATGCGCGCCGAGCGCTGCTGGCGTCAGTTGCGCGAGGCCGATCCCGCCACGCTGGTTACGCCGCTGTGGCTGCGCTGCGTCACGGTGCTGCTGTGGCTGGCGCTGGCGTCCAGCGTCATCAGCTTGCTGGTCGGTTATGTGGCCTTCGGCAGCTTTGTTGCCAAGCAAATCGCCTGGGTCATCGTCGTGCTGTGCAGCACGTATTTGCTGACGGTGCTGGTCGACGATATCTGCATGCTGCTGGCCTCGACGCCGCCACCGCCGGACGCGGCCCACCCCGTGCTGGCCACGCCCAAGGCGCGCGACCAGGCGGCCGTGCTGCTGTCGGGCATCGGCCGCGCCATCGTCGTGCTGCTGGCCCTGATGCTGCTGCTGGCGCCGTTCGGCGAAGGTCCCGGCGAGCTGTTCCAGCGCGTCGGCAAGCTGCAGGATGGCCTGGCCATCGGCGAGGTGGCGATCCGCCCCGCCGCGCTGATCCAGGCGCTGCTGGTGCTGCTCGTCGGCTTTGTCGCGCTGGGCCTGTTCAAGCGCTGGCTGCAAAACAGTTATTTGCCGACCACCAATCTCGATACGGGCATGCAAGTGTCGTTCATCACCCTGTTCGGCTACATCGGTGGCGTGCTGGCCGTGGCGCTGGCGCTGTCGGCGGCCGGCATCGGCCTGGAACGCATCGCATGGGTGGCGTCAGCCTTGTCGGTGGGTATCGGCTTTGGCTTGCAGGCGGTGGTGCAGAACTTCGTTTCCGGCCTGATTTTATTGGCCGAGCGTCCCGTCAAAGTGGGCGACTGGGTCTCGCTCGGTGGCGTGGAAGGCGACATTCGCCGCATCAATGTGCGCGCCACGGAAATTCAGCTGGGCGACCGCTCGACGGTGATCGTGCCGAACTCGGAATTCATTACCAAGACGGTGCGCAACGTGACCCTGGCCAATCCGCTGGGCCTGGTGCAAGTCAAGCTGCCGCTGCCGCTGGGCACGGATGCACAGGTGGCGCGCGCGCTGATCCTGTCCGTCTTTGTCGACAATCCCGACGTGCTCGATACGCCGGCGCCGAATGTGCAGCTCGACGGCATCGATAATGGCCTGTTGCTGTTCAACGCCACCGGCTTTGCCGCGTCGCCGCGCCTGACGTCGGGCATCCGCAGCGCGCTGCTGTTCGAACTGCTCAAGCGCCTCGACGATGCGCACATCGCCATCGCCAAGCCCAGCACGATGGTGCTGAGCACCGTGCCGGCGCAGCCCGAGGCACCGGCCATGTCAGCCGTTGCGCCGGCGCCTGCACCCGTGCCGCCGCTGACGAACTGA
- a CDS encoding methionine synthase: MKKLLPTSTAGSLPKPSWLAQPEKLWSPWKLQDEELIEGKQDALLLSLQEQQLAGIDIVSDGEQTRQHFVTTFIEHLSGVDFDKRETVRIRDRYDASVPTVVGAVSRTKPVFVEDAKFLRQQTKQPIKWALPGPMTMIDTLYDSHYKSREKLAWEFAKILNQEARELEAAGVDIIQFDEPAFNVFFDEVNDWGIATLERAIEGLKCETAVHICYGYGIKANTDWKNTLGSEWRQYEESFPKLQQSNIDIISLECHNSRVPIDLIELIRGKKVMVGAIDVASNTIETPEEVADTLRKALRFVDADKLYPSTNCGMAPLSRQVARGKLNALSAGAEIIRREIS; encoded by the coding sequence ATGAAAAAATTATTGCCTACTTCCACCGCCGGCAGCTTGCCCAAACCTTCCTGGCTGGCGCAGCCTGAAAAACTCTGGTCGCCGTGGAAATTGCAGGACGAGGAATTAATCGAGGGCAAACAGGATGCCTTGCTTTTGTCACTGCAAGAACAACAGCTGGCCGGCATCGATATCGTCAGTGACGGCGAGCAGACCCGCCAGCATTTCGTCACCACGTTCATCGAGCATCTGAGCGGCGTCGACTTTGACAAGCGCGAGACCGTCAGGATTCGCGACCGCTACGATGCGAGCGTGCCGACCGTCGTGGGCGCCGTGAGCCGCACCAAGCCGGTGTTTGTGGAAGACGCCAAATTCCTGCGTCAGCAAACCAAGCAGCCGATCAAATGGGCGCTGCCAGGCCCGATGACGATGATCGATACGCTGTATGACAGCCATTATAAAAGCCGCGAAAAACTGGCCTGGGAATTTGCGAAGATCCTCAATCAGGAAGCGCGGGAACTGGAGGCGGCCGGCGTCGACATCATCCAGTTTGACGAACCCGCATTCAATGTCTTCTTTGATGAAGTCAATGACTGGGGTATCGCCACCCTGGAACGGGCCATCGAAGGACTCAAATGCGAAACGGCCGTGCATATTTGCTATGGCTACGGCATCAAGGCCAATACGGACTGGAAAAACACGCTGGGCTCCGAGTGGCGCCAATATGAGGAATCGTTCCCCAAGCTGCAGCAATCGAATATCGACATCATCTCGCTGGAATGCCACAACTCGCGCGTGCCCATCGACCTGATTGAACTCATTCGCGGCAAAAAAGTGATGGTCGGCGCCATCGACGTGGCCAGCAATACGATTGAAACGCCGGAGGAAGTGGCCGACACCCTGCGCAAAGCGCTGCGCTTTGTCGATGCCGACAAACTTTATCCGAGCACCAACTGCGGCATGGCGCCCTTGTCGCGTCAGGTAGCACGAGGCAAGTTGAATGCGCTCAGTGCAGGTGCGGAAATCATCCGGAGAGAAATCTCTTAA
- a CDS encoding DUF1852 domain-containing protein yields the protein MSKDFVFSIKSIVFDENYHPSDSTRLTTNFANLARGERRQENLRNTLKMIDSRFNNLAHWDNPKADRYSVELEIISVALNIDAEGDNIPLIEILKPNILDKKTGERIAGIAGNNFSSYVRDYDFSVLLPEHNNNQSTFSTPENFGDFHGRLFKHFVGSTTYKQHFKKLPVICLSASSSKTYQRTENQHPILGVEYQQNEFSSTDTYFEKMGMQVRYFMPPDSAAPLAFYFIGDLLGDYSNLELIGTISTMETFQKIYRPEIYNANSAAGKLYQPSLKNQDYSLTQIVYDREERSQLAVKQGKYTEEHFIKPYKHVLEQWAANYAL from the coding sequence ATGAGCAAAGATTTTGTATTCAGCATCAAGAGCATTGTTTTCGATGAAAACTATCACCCATCGGACAGCACGCGCTTGACGACCAACTTTGCCAATCTGGCCAGGGGCGAGCGTCGCCAGGAGAACTTGCGCAACACCCTGAAAATGATCGACAGCCGCTTCAACAATCTGGCGCATTGGGACAACCCGAAGGCGGACCGCTACTCGGTTGAACTTGAAATCATTTCCGTCGCGTTGAATATCGATGCCGAAGGCGACAATATTCCATTGATCGAGATATTGAAGCCGAATATCCTGGATAAAAAAACCGGAGAGCGCATCGCTGGCATCGCCGGCAATAACTTCTCCTCCTACGTGCGCGATTACGACTTCAGCGTGCTGCTGCCGGAGCACAACAATAATCAATCCACATTCAGCACGCCAGAGAACTTCGGCGATTTTCATGGCAGGCTGTTCAAGCACTTTGTCGGATCGACTACTTATAAGCAGCATTTCAAGAAGCTGCCGGTGATCTGCCTCAGCGCTTCGAGCAGCAAGACCTATCAGCGCACTGAAAACCAGCACCCCATCCTGGGCGTCGAGTATCAGCAAAATGAGTTCTCGTCGACGGATACATATTTCGAAAAAATGGGGATGCAGGTGCGCTATTTCATGCCGCCAGACAGTGCGGCACCGCTGGCTTTCTACTTTATCGGCGACCTGCTGGGCGATTACAGCAATCTTGAGCTGATCGGCACCATCAGCACGATGGAAACGTTCCAGAAGATCTACCGGCCCGAGATTTACAACGCCAATTCCGCGGCAGGGAAGTTGTATCAGCCCAGCCTGAAGAACCAGGATTACTCGTTGACGCAAATTGTCTATGACCGCGAAGAGCGCAGCCAGCTGGCGGTCAAGCAGGGCAAATATACGGAAGAGCACTTCATCAAGCCCTACAAGCATGTTCTTGAACAATGGGCTGCGAACTACGCGCTCTGA
- a CDS encoding methyl-accepting chemotaxis protein translates to MKFLSNLSIGTRLAVGFGAIGAMLIIISCLGIAMLGKINQGTGHIVHDSMPKIELANSVSANINDIAIALRNMMLSADPADQRKQTDAILAARQAAAGNLGKLANMLDSDRERELMAKMNDANTRYAQGQEVLLELIKSGTPDDSSAYLYGQLRPVLLVYKQLIAEQINLQNTLANTAGDNANATYANTRTLLIGMSLAALAIAAALAYGITRSITGPVATALQVANTVAAGDLRSQITVQSRDELGQLLQALKRMNDSLAHTVGTVRAGTETIASASSEVAAGSLDLSARTEQQASSLEETASSMEELTSTVKQNADNARQAHVLADTASGVAQRGGAVIAQVVATMRQIDASSNKIADIIGVIDGIAFQTNILALNAAVEAARAGEQGRGFAVVATEVRSLAHRSAAAAKEIKTLIDDSTHSVAAGSELVHQAGNTMSDLVDSVRRVTDIMQEITSASAEQTAGIEQINQAISEMDNVTQQNAALVEESAAAAAAMQEQAATLAQVVSVFKLDGAAATTLPMAAAPQRASAPAQWEEF, encoded by the coding sequence ATGAAGTTTTTATCCAACCTGAGCATCGGCACACGCCTCGCAGTGGGCTTTGGCGCCATCGGCGCCATGCTGATCATCATCTCTTGCCTGGGCATTGCCATGCTGGGCAAGATCAACCAGGGCACCGGCCATATCGTGCACGACAGCATGCCCAAGATTGAACTCGCCAACAGCGTGTCGGCCAACATCAACGACATCGCCATTGCCCTGCGCAACATGATGCTCAGCGCCGATCCCGCCGACCAGCGCAAGCAGACCGACGCCATCCTGGCCGCGCGCCAGGCGGCGGCCGGCAATCTCGGCAAGCTCGCGAACATGCTCGATTCCGACCGTGAGCGCGAGCTGATGGCCAAGATGAACGACGCCAACACGCGCTACGCGCAGGGGCAAGAGGTGCTGCTGGAGCTGATCAAAAGCGGCACGCCGGACGACAGCAGCGCCTACCTGTACGGCCAGCTGCGCCCCGTTTTGCTCGTCTACAAGCAATTGATCGCTGAACAGATCAATTTACAAAACACCCTGGCCAACACGGCGGGCGACAACGCCAATGCCACGTATGCCAACACGCGCACCTTGCTGATCGGCATGTCGCTGGCGGCCTTGGCCATCGCGGCGGCCCTGGCGTATGGCATCACGCGCTCGATCACCGGTCCCGTCGCCACGGCGCTGCAGGTGGCCAACACGGTGGCCGCAGGCGATTTACGCAGCCAGATCACGGTGCAGTCACGCGATGAACTGGGGCAACTGTTGCAGGCGCTCAAGCGCATGAACGACAGCCTGGCGCACACGGTAGGCACGGTGCGCGCCGGCACGGAAACGATCGCGTCGGCCTCGTCCGAAGTGGCGGCGGGCAGCCTGGACCTGTCTGCACGCACGGAGCAGCAAGCCAGCTCGCTGGAAGAAACGGCGTCATCCATGGAAGAGTTGACCTCGACCGTCAAGCAGAATGCCGACAATGCGCGCCAGGCGCACGTGCTGGCCGACACGGCCTCGGGCGTGGCGCAGCGCGGCGGCGCCGTCATCGCGCAAGTGGTGGCGACGATGCGGCAAATCGACGCCTCGTCAAATAAAATTGCCGACATCATCGGCGTCATCGATGGCATCGCCTTCCAGACCAACATTCTGGCCTTGAACGCGGCAGTGGAAGCGGCACGCGCGGGCGAACAGGGCCGCGGCTTTGCCGTCGTGGCCACGGAAGTGCGCAGCCTGGCGCACCGTTCGGCGGCGGCAGCCAAGGAAATCAAGACCCTGATCGACGACTCGACCCACAGCGTGGCGGCCGGAAGCGAGCTCGTGCACCAGGCCGGCAACACCATGAGCGACCTGGTCGACAGCGTGCGCCGCGTGACCGACATCATGCAAGAAATCACCTCGGCCAGCGCGGAACAGACGGCCGGCATCGAGCAAATCAACCAGGCCATCAGCGAAATGGACAACGTGACCCAGCAAAACGCGGCCCTGGTGGAAGAGTCGGCCGCTGCGGCGGCGGCCATGCAGGAGCAGGCGGCGACCCTGGCGCAGGTGGTGAGCGTATTTAAACTGGACGGCGCGGCTGCGACGACCTTGCCGATGGCTGCCGCGCCCCAACGCGCCAGCGCACCGGCACAGTGGGAGGAATTTTAA
- a CDS encoding type II toxin-antitoxin system HipA family toxin: MATSSRPLFVYLQRPDNGEWVVAGRYVLDARTGIGSFLYAPSYADAGLSWAIDPVNLPFIPDMEHLARRYGGLHDVLRDASPDSWGQMLIRREHQLGEKTTAIQFLRLSGNGERWGALAVGDTPKPNIAQLASPRLHHLDALVQEVLAIAESRPAIHAPLRKRLFATPSMGGARPKATVQDGNDYWLVKPGLMTDTVDLALLEHATMQWGRAAGLRFADTRHHALTAERSVVRIRRYDRRGARRIMTVSAASLLQVQYPPVEAADSDGASYPRLAEELRRIGAPPEDGIELFGRMVFNGVVGNNDDHPRNHAVLFDLDEQRWRLSPAFDVVPDTEDDPQSLVMQVSAGRRDITRDAMLRDVTRFGFATRGQAEEYLDALLARIEKAFEQVAPLLNAALRARMAERLRTMLLRLA, encoded by the coding sequence ATGGCTACTTCTAGCCGTCCCCTGTTTGTCTATCTGCAGCGGCCCGACAACGGCGAATGGGTGGTGGCCGGTCGCTATGTGCTCGATGCGCGTACCGGCATCGGCAGCTTTCTGTACGCGCCCAGCTATGCCGATGCAGGCTTGTCCTGGGCCATCGATCCCGTCAATCTGCCCTTTATTCCCGACATGGAACACCTGGCGCGCCGCTATGGCGGCCTGCATGACGTGCTGCGCGACGCCAGTCCGGATTCCTGGGGGCAGATGCTGATACGCCGCGAACACCAGCTGGGCGAAAAAACCACGGCGATCCAATTCTTGCGCCTGTCCGGCAACGGCGAGCGCTGGGGTGCGCTGGCCGTGGGCGACACGCCCAAACCGAACATAGCGCAACTGGCCAGCCCCAGACTGCATCACCTGGATGCGCTGGTGCAGGAAGTACTTGCGATTGCTGAAAGCCGTCCGGCAATCCATGCGCCCTTGCGCAAGCGCCTGTTCGCCACCCCCAGCATGGGCGGCGCGCGCCCCAAGGCAACCGTGCAGGACGGCAATGATTACTGGCTGGTGAAACCGGGCCTGATGACCGATACGGTCGACCTGGCACTGCTGGAACACGCGACGATGCAATGGGGCAGGGCGGCCGGCCTGCGTTTCGCCGACACGCGCCACCATGCACTGACGGCCGAGCGCAGCGTGGTGCGCATCCGGCGCTACGACCGGCGCGGCGCGCGGCGCATCATGACGGTCAGTGCCGCTTCGCTGCTGCAAGTGCAATATCCACCGGTGGAAGCGGCCGACAGCGATGGCGCCAGCTACCCCCGCCTGGCCGAAGAACTGCGGCGCATCGGCGCGCCGCCGGAAGACGGCATCGAACTGTTCGGCCGTATGGTCTTCAATGGCGTCGTCGGCAACAACGACGACCACCCACGCAACCACGCCGTCCTGTTCGACCTGGACGAGCAACGCTGGCGCCTCTCGCCCGCCTTCGATGTCGTGCCGGATACGGAAGACGACCCGCAATCACTGGTCATGCAAGTGAGCGCCGGCCGCCGCGACATCACGCGCGACGCCATGCTGCGCGACGTGACCCGTTTCGGCTTCGCCACGCGCGGGCAGGCGGAGGAGTATCTCGATGCCTTGCTGGCGCGCATCGAGAAAGCTTTTGAACAGGTGGCGCCGCTGCTGAACGCAGCCTTGCGGGCGCGGATGGCGGAGCGGCTGCGAACAATGCTGCTGCGCCTGGCTTAG
- a CDS encoding helix-turn-helix domain-containing protein, translating into MTKRARPEDAMPTLVNERLRIWGQCVRKQRVQQNITARDLCARLDISHPTLQRMERGEASVNVGLFLAAFHVLGILAITAPEPDAALWQMDSANIRSRPAVNEHGDGYF; encoded by the coding sequence ATGACAAAACGTGCCCGCCCGGAAGATGCCATGCCGACGCTCGTCAACGAGCGGCTCAGGATATGGGGCCAGTGCGTGCGCAAGCAGCGGGTGCAGCAAAACATCACGGCACGCGACCTGTGCGCCCGCCTCGACATTTCGCACCCCACCCTGCAACGCATGGAACGGGGCGAGGCATCCGTCAACGTGGGTCTGTTCCTGGCCGCCTTCCACGTGCTCGGCATCCTTGCCATCACGGCGCCGGAACCCGACGCGGCGCTGTGGCAAATGGACAGCGCCAACATCCGCAGCCGCCCCGCCGTAAACGAGCACGGCGATGGCTACTTCTAG